Proteins encoded together in one Rhizobacter sp. J219 window:
- a CDS encoding polyprenyl synthetase family protein: protein MMVVDFETWSRTQLDTVESALSAWVPLQAPAGLGQAMRYGVLDGGKRLRPLLVMAAAEAVNGAEGEAALRAACAVELIHAYSLIHDDMPCMDNDVLRRGKPTVHVQFGEAQAMLAGDAMQALAFEVLTPEQGVPPALQARLCALLARSAGHAGMAGGQAIDLASIGVTLDEQSLRDMHHRKTGALLQGSVLMGAACGQADPVAWQALSNYGDAIGLAFQVVDDILDVTQASETLGKTAGKDQHANKPTYVSVLGLDAARRHARELREKALSALMGSHLPHTHRLADLANKVVDRDC, encoded by the coding sequence ATGATGGTCGTCGATTTCGAGACGTGGAGCCGCACCCAGCTCGACACCGTCGAATCCGCCCTGTCCGCCTGGGTGCCACTGCAGGCGCCGGCAGGCCTCGGCCAGGCCATGCGCTACGGCGTGCTGGACGGCGGCAAACGCCTGCGCCCGCTGCTGGTGATGGCCGCCGCCGAAGCCGTGAACGGCGCAGAGGGCGAGGCGGCGCTGCGGGCCGCCTGTGCGGTGGAACTGATCCACGCCTACTCGCTGATCCACGACGACATGCCCTGCATGGACAACGACGTGCTGCGCCGGGGCAAGCCGACCGTGCATGTGCAGTTCGGCGAAGCCCAGGCCATGCTGGCGGGCGACGCCATGCAGGCCCTCGCCTTCGAGGTGCTCACGCCGGAGCAGGGCGTGCCGCCCGCGCTGCAGGCCCGCTTGTGCGCCTTGCTGGCGCGGTCGGCCGGGCATGCCGGCATGGCCGGTGGCCAGGCCATCGACCTCGCCAGCATCGGTGTCACGCTCGACGAGCAGTCGCTGCGTGACATGCACCACCGCAAAACCGGCGCCCTCTTGCAGGGCAGCGTGCTGATGGGCGCGGCCTGCGGCCAGGCCGACCCTGTCGCCTGGCAGGCGCTGTCGAACTATGGAGACGCCATCGGCCTGGCCTTCCAGGTGGTCGACGACATCCTCGACGTGACCCAGGCGTCTGAAACCCTGGGCAAGACCGCTGGCAAAGACCAGCATGCCAACAAACCCACTTACGTCTCGGTGCTCGGCCTCGATGCAGCCCGGCGGCACGCCCGCGAACTGCGCGAAAAAGCCCTCTCGGCGCTGATGGGCAGCCACTTGCCCCACACACACCGGCTCGCCGACCTCGCCAACAAAGTGGTGGACAGGGACTGCTGA